In Peromyscus eremicus chromosome X, PerEre_H2_v1, whole genome shotgun sequence, the sequence GGATGTCGATTGGGAGGGTAAAAGAGCAAATTTCAAAGAATCTCATGTGAGCTCGGAGGGAAAACAGAAATGGTATTTCTACCTTGTATGTTTGTCCGTACTTCGATGCCGACAACATAAACTGACCGGCCACATGGAACAGGCCATGGAAAACTACCAAGCATTCCACAGCTTCAGAAAATATGCCTACAGAGCTCTGTGTCtccaagtggaggtcagaggccccCTTGCAGTGCAAACATCGGATGTCTGACAGTAAGGCAGCCCACTGGATGCATTTGACACGCCAAAGACGAAGAATCGTTTTCAATTTAAACATGGGTATGCTATAGAGAAAAAGAGCCAGTTTGCCAGATTCTTATAAAAACGAAGtttcaaaggaattttttttatgagGACTCAACTGCCCGCCTATGTCACAGAAAGAATTCATTCAGCGAACTATTATGGGTTATGTCAGCATGGGAAGGGGCACCGGTGGAAAGGGCATCAGCTTGACTTACATCACTAGATCCCCAGTGTCACCAGCTGTTCTCAGCAGCGAAGGAGTATGAAACTCTTGACTGCTCAGATAGGATCTGAGAAAGCCAGGGCACTCACTCACTCATCGCCACCAGAATTCAGGTTTCCAATCCAGTATGCACAACCATAGGGCAGCTTTATGAGTAGGCTTTTGTAGTGTGCCATCCAAAATGAGCCCGACTTAAAACCAACCAAGCCACTCGGAAGCATACTGAGAGgtgtactatttttttctttctctacttcccATATTTTAATTTCCTACAGTTGTTTTCagtgaggaaaaaagaaacttttttacaaacactaaagaaaacctttaaaggctttttaagattaaaaatgtcTTTGAAAAACTGTTGCGATGACCCTTGAAATGCTTATTTCCATACAGTCATTAACCCCTATGCCTAGAAATCTGACTTCTCGAATTTGGAGTGTAACCACCATTGTATTCTTAGCATTCTTATGTCGGAAGTCACACCTATCAAGAATTCAAGAATATCTTTTTTACACAACTTCAAGCATTTCAACACAAGTATCTGAACTTCATGAactaggttttttggtttttggcatCTCCTAATTGCCcaaaatgggtttcattatgaaattttgtgtttgtgtacatgcgtTCATGGGGGAGTGTACATATTAACACCTAAGTGTCAGGTGCCATCCAtcttctttcctgtttcttgagacaagagtctctcaTTGGCATGGAagtcaccaagtaggctaggctggctggccagcaggccccaaggatcttcctgtctctatctccccagcactgggattacaagcatgcaacTCCTTACCTGGCTGGTTTAAGGTAggtcccagggatagaactcaggtctttgtgctttcAAGCCAAGGCAAGCTGTTTAACTGAGCAAGCTCTCCAGTACCATAGGTTGTTTGggtctcattttccttttttttattttttttgcaggACTAAGAATTGGGGTCCCATACCTGCTAGGGAAATGCTCTACCcatgagccccagccccagccttttattacatttttatgcatgtatataataaacTCAGACCATATTCCACACTAACCTTCCTTGTGCCCTCTTCCCCTCCAACTGGTCACCTTCCTTATCACAAACTGGGTAGTTTTGGACCATTTTATTGAGAATAGTAATTGACTCATTACCATGAATTCGGGGACTATGTGATGAAACAGGGTTCACTATTGGATGCACAGACTCAAAGTCAATGAACTAACAACTTCATTATTCTAATGATACAGGATGTTACATGATTTCTTACGCAACTTTTCAATGCAAACTATCTGACCAAAAAAATCTGACCTCTTAGGAAAATGCTAAGCATGTTATTTAATAACTTGAAATGTGATCTTACCATAGAGAATACTATTTTTAGAtggagatattttttttttaataacagagTCAAGGTCTTGGCCTTACGTTTCATTCCTAAAACTGGGACTCCATGTGGAAATGTAGGGCTTCACTTTCTCAGTGGAAAACAACCATTCTAGtagattttctaaaaattaaaataattcttttagaGGAAATGTAGTGTTTATTGTATAAAGGATGTATATTTATTAATCAAGGATACAAGCCAAAACGAACACTATTAAAATTAACCAAAATGTTGACAGTTGATGTGAACTATTATTTCAGCTTGGTAAGGAAGATCTAGCTAAAGTTAATCAAGGTAAGTTCCAttaaatgcataaagaaaatacaatagTTCTGATAccataaaagtaataataatcttTCAAATAACAAAGTATAATCGGTATAAATGCCTTAGTTTGGAGACAAAACTACATACACTGTGTGCTGAAAGCAGATGTGTCACAGAACATCGGTAGTGCTTCCTAGTTTCAATGCTTTGCACCCAAAGCCTGAGACAGTTCCCACCATCCAGGAATGCTAATGATGGGCACCATCTGATGACTAGCTGGAAAGAAATTATACAACATGACTCTGCCTATGAGCAGAGACTAATGAAACACTTTCCTTCTTGGTGCAGATTAGACAATCAAGCCACATAGTCTTGACTAGTTAGAGGCCCACTCAGGGAGGCCAATTTTCTATCATACTACAGCAACAGCAGATTCATATGGGTGAAATTTCCATCAACACTGAATCAAAATAGCAAATTCACAGCACTTTTCACAGTCCCCACACTGAGAAATAAAATTCAAGGGAAACATGGTATTATTTCATCTACAATTTACTAGCTCTTCCAGTGTTTCAGAGACTCAGGGATATATGAATAGGGCAAAAGATGGACATAGACCACAATACATAAATATCTTGATGAATCAGCCTACTGGTGCTGTTTATCAGGCCAATTAGATGCCAGTCTCCATCCAGGTGATGATAGCTCATAAGGGTAACCTTCAACCTTAATatccaaaaattaaagaaaaagaaaggtcaaTTGAGTTGTTACCTAAATGTCATCATCTGCATTTGCCTGCATTCTGATCTATTCCCACTAATGAAGACTTCCCCATAAGCTCCCAGGCTGTACCCCAATTAAAATATGACAGGTACACGAGAGATTAATTCAGCCAGTAACAATTGCCCCCAACATGTGGTTTCTGGTTTAAGCCAGATGAATTTCATACATCTAAATCTAGTCtaccaaaaatatttttcaaccaAGCAACACTCTTAAGCACTGATTAGGTATAGTGAATGAAAATTAAGATCTAGGGGAAATGCCAAGATTAATCAAGAGCAGAACGTATTTCCCCTAACAGTTCACAAATTAAAAGTCAAGGTTAGATTATTTCTCCCTACTCTAGGTCAACATACATGAGAAAGGAGACCTCTTGTGATCTTTAGGTTGACATGTGTAGATGAGCACTTAAATTCAGACATGCTCTTTCATTGAACAAATGCTTGAAAAAGCAAGCACGGATAAGCTACCTTAATACTTTTAGACCAGCCTTGCAACTAGAACCCTGACCCACCTAAACAGTGCTTGACACCAACAAGAAGATTTAAATAAGCTACTGGAGAAGACCTTGGAAAACTTAGTTCATAATTCATATGCACAAGCTACCATAATCTCAATATGAACAGGGTTAAAAACCAAACTGAACGCACCTTAAAGTAAGAGAGAAATAAGCCCGTGTGTCTACTGGTTACACTATTTCATACTGATTATTTGTTATGGCACGTGAGAGGCAGTAGGCGAGAAAGATTCCAATTAGCTGTtgagaaaatatgaacaaaattaaaCATACACGTATAAAGAACTAAAGAGCTCAGGATATGAATGTATTCTCATTTTATTTGTAATTCACCAATAATTTTCttccttaatgtttttttttccatctgactAATTAAGGTAGCTACTTCTGCAGTGCCTAGGTCACATTCAAAGACCCTAAAAAGCTTTTCTACTAACCATGACACAGAACTTCACAACCTTCACTAAGGGAAAACTCAGGAGTCATGGGTCAGCTactgaaaacaaaatgaacataTTGTTTATAATACACATCTTATCAAGTAAAATCCCAACCAATGTGGACAAGTAATTTCTTGGATGCACTTGTGCTGTCCAGTACAATAGACGTTAGCCTTATGTGGCTGCAGAGGACTTAAACGTAGTTAGAACAGCTGGAGTTTTACTTTTATCTACTCCTTAGACTGAAGGTGGCTAGTAGCTGTTACACTGGTGCAGATTTAAATAGTAAGGAATGCTACTCTGTAAATATATTGAGACTAGCCTTGCACTAGTCTTACTTCTATAAtgctaaatgtaaaaaaaaaacacccacttTAAAAATTCACTCCAAATCATACACAAACTTTTCATGCTACAGTGAACAGCACAACTCGGAGGAAGAAATTCAATTTATAGTAGAGATTTGTGTGATCTATTTACAACCCATCAGCCAGTTGCAGCTCAGGGAAAAAAAGACTTCAGTAAAGTTTTAGAACCCTGACTGATACTGATCACAGAATAAAAGCAAGATTCCTATCAATTTATCTTTCGACCAGCTATGAGGGTAGTGTGTCTTCTCACAGTTAACTGCTTTCTGACAATATGTGCTGGGCCTGggacgtggctcagtggtagagtgcttgactatTGCTAAGACTCTTGGTTCAAgccccattctctctctgtctctctctgtttctgtctctgtctctgtctctgtctctctctctcacacacacacacacacacacacacacacacacacacgtgtatgtatatatgtatgttgtaTACTTACTGGTAGGATTAAATTCTAAGTCTTACTTTTATAGATTCAAGGCATGATTGGCTAAGAGGCTATGACGATGGGAATTAAAATTTAGAGTTATTTGTAGTCGTGTAAAACACAGGAGTCAGGAAATCctccacttaaaaaaattaactaaataatGACTCAATTACAAATCAAAATCAATAATATACATCCCAATTAAGTCCCATGACTTCACCATAAGAAAAGCCAGAGGGTTGCTATCCTGTGATGAACAACTGACTGCTTTGTGAGAACTGAGACTTCTCTTACATCGTCTTCACTATCCAGTCCCCGAAGCAAAACTTTCATGTCTTAAAAATGAAACCCagctgggtgtgctggcacatgccttttattaCATCacttgagagggagaggcaggtggatcttcttgagttcaaggacagcctggtctaattttgagttccaggacagctaggactacgttgtaagactctgtctcaaagaaacaaaatcaaaaacaaaacaaaacaaaaaccttcttaTCCCTACAAGAATGAGacatttcaaaagaacaaagaaagtttACCTGAAAGCAAGCAACTCCAAAAGAAATTCCAGCCACGACTCCCATTTCCGACTCTATAATTGTCATTACCTTTATGAAACAACCCTAAGGGCAGAGGGAAAGACTTTGGTTTCAGTACAAACCAAGAAagctctcctcttcttcctggcAATTACTACTTCGATCAGTCAGCTGTCCCCAGAACATGGTGGTGAACTACTATTAGCCCTGGATTATCATTTTCCTGAAACCCAGACTGTTTCATCTACCCTCAGTCTCAACTAGTTCCACCATTCGGATTGTGCATTGGAAAGTCGCTTGCTAGTTGTATGAAATGCAAGTACCAGCTACCCCGAAAACTTCAGATCTGTATATTCATGCGAGTAATACTTGTGTCCATTCAATCCTCAAATACCATCAAATGAAAAGTCCTAAAAGGATCCTTACCTCTTCGTTAACTTTATCTGCATCCCTGTGTGGAAAACAACCTTCCAGTTTACAGCAACTCTTGGGAAACCCTGTTTCTGAGTAATAATTAGTACCTTTCCAATCCCTGTAATTGGTGACACCACAACAatgcaactgaaaaaaaaaatttcaaaagtatttGTAGCCGTTCATATTACTGGTTTGCAACCAAACAGTTAATCTTACATCATCTTCTATTATAATAGGTCACCCAAACAATAGGTAATGTACTCGGCAATCTCTCTTCTTGATGAATTCAAGAGACTGGCACTTGAACAATAAGCATCAAAGTCTTTGACCGGCTTTACTGCCCTGTCGTAGTTGGCACTACCAGTGTTTGTCTATGATGTAAGTGGAGAGGAAGAGAACAAGGACACGCAGGTAGGATAACACAGAGCTATGTAGTATCACCCCACACCGGTTTTCCACACAAGTGGGAAACAGCTGGCGGCCTAGAGCCAGCCAGCCTTTCCTCTGAAGCAACAAGGAATGTGCTTCCCTCTTGAAAAGGCACCAGCTCTACCCACTTACCGTACGTTGGATCTTGTCTACAGCTTCACTTCTATAATCCCTTGTGGAATTGTATTCCTTCAAAGCGTTttcatagttatttttaaagctgTTCTTAATCTGTATCAGAAAAGTAAAATGCCAATCAACAAGCATTCAAGAAAATACTTTGATTCTTCTACAGCAAATAAGAAATTCTCATATCTGCCCAATGGTTAGATCTTTGATGTGTGGTAATTAACTTCCATGGTCCAATTTTGTCTACTAAGGGATATCGTTTGACTGAAAGGACTATTAAGTAAGGTGTTACAATGTAATACCTACAAGCTAAAGGGGCTATGAGAGCATGTACTTAGCCTTCAGCCTTCAGCCTAAATATTTCTCCACAGACAAGTCTGATGCCTATCCAATGGGGCTGCAACTTTTTCCTTCCGAAGACCGCACTGACAGTTCAAAGGGCACTTGAACACACCCTCCCTACTTGATGAACGGCTTCACAACAGTGCCATGCTCAGTTGATTTTAATACACCATTATTAAGATTGCAATGATTTGCATTAATTAGATCTTTTCAATATGTGACTTCTGGGATAGTATTAACTTTGTTATAAACTTTGTATTTTACTTTCCTATTAGTAATGTTATAAAGGTCCACTTTAAAAGGTGTTTGTGCACCAGATTACAACTAGAAGCTAGTGTGACTGTGGTACCATTTTCTTCTAGTGATGATCATTCTACAAATGTTTGAATGCTCATTTACACTACAAGCATGTCAGAATTTTTACTGGAAATTCACTATTTGTCAGATGCAGATTGAAAGCTCAGCTTGAAATACAGCTTGAAggggtttttaaaattaatgaaagcTGACGAACTGTGCTCCTTAATTTACCCGCGATAAGAGGGCAAATTTTAACACGGTAGGATTGTCTAATTCAGGCTTACCTCATGTCTGAAAACAAATCCTACAATGGCAGCAACTAGTTCGACTAAGAAAATGAGTGTCAGAAACATCGCGTACtgtaagataaaaattaaaaaaaaaattcaagttagTACAACAAGACTCAGCAGCTGCAGGGAGGGGGGTGGAATTCTGTGCAACCAGTTCAACATATTTTCATTGGAAAGGGTAGGGAAAGCAGGAATAAAATGTCTACTTAAATATGGAAGCCAGTAATGGGacggttaggtttttttttcataaggaaagggaaaaagtgTAAACAGCTGTGGTCAGTTCTGAGAAACAAAGATGCCAGGCTTGCACATGTGAGACTTTTCTAGGAAAACCAAGAATAATCTAAAGAAATCAAGGACTCACCAGTTTTAGCATCCATGCCGAGGCTCTACAGGTAGCAAAACAACCAAAGGTGCCCAACAGAATGATAACAGTGCCTGTGCCGATAAGCACAAAAGGGACATTGGTGGCCTTCTCATTTAAGAGGGAAAAATAATTTTCCAGGCTCACCTTGCCCCAAATGCCAACGGCAAGAAGGATAACACCAGTGATCTACGTgagaaatcagagaaagaaaCCATTAGGCACCATAAAAGCTTGTATCTTCTATCACAAACTCAGTAAGTGTCTAAGACACAACGTGTGCGAGAATTAATTTTAGCAGTCTGGTTGCCACAGTGTGATAGGataagggatgggggtgggggagggcaggtgCCCATGATGCAGGAAAGGGTTCTGCAAATAAAAGAAGCTTATGGACAAGGCATCTTCTCAAAATTGCATAcatctgttttattgtgtaaAACACATACCCAATGGCATACGCGTCTAGAGATCAAAATTTCCTTAAGCAATTTACTCCCGACAGAGAAAGAAAGCCATCTTGTAAGGGGGAGGGTCAAAAGCATTTCTGGATTCCAGAAACTTCTTGCATCCCCATCCCCAATTTAGGGATGGACATAGGATACAAAGGGGTGgtacacaaaagaaaaatccaaggaTAGACTGGCAGGAATAGAATCACACCATACTTACCTGTGAAAAACTCCCCTCTTATGAAGCAGTGAAAAGAGAGATATTATTATGCAAAAGACCCCTCAAAGGGAAGGAGACAAGTCTCTCATCTCCAAAGGTTCAGAGACACCATCTGTGCTCTAGGAGCCTTAACTCcgttcttcatctctctctccgACCTGGATCTCCTGAGACATCTGGGTCCCACTTCAACCAGGCACCTCACATCAAGATCCCAGCGCCAATGCTACAACGCCCCAGCTCCAATCTCAGGGACCCCAGCACTGTGGCCTAGACCACTCGTCCCCAGCGCCGGGGTCTCCGGAACCATAGCCGCCCAAACCTCATCCCACTCCAGACCTGAGGTTCTCTGCTCAGAGTCACACCCACCACCTAAGCCAGGGTTCCCCAGCCGTTCCCGTGTCTCACCCAAAAGATGAAAGTGTAGATCAAGAGAACGCTTTTGAAACAAGTAATGACTGGTTTAGTCTGCAGCCTCCGAGATGGGGACGCCATGACTAGCCCGAGACCCTGCGCCTCCGCACGGGGCGAACACTCGAGCCAGCCAGGCGCGGGAGTTCCCGAGTTTCCCCGGAAATTGCCGAAAACTTACGAGTATCTGCAACTGAGAAGAGCCGGAAACACGCTACGATTTTCTAGAGGGTCAAGTCTAGGAGGCTGTCCGGAAAGTTGCGACAATTTCGGAGCGCCCCCTGCTGGAGATTACTTATATAAAGGTTCTAGTGGAGCTTGCTTCATTCTTTTGTTCCTCCCATGGAATCTTTCCCGCCTCCCACCCATTAGTGTCCCCCAGTCTTTTTTTACTTCATCGTTAAGTTGTCTATCACTGCCCGCAGTGCTGGAAGGGCCAGCCTTCCAGGTCCCTAGTGccctaaaagaaaagaataaaaacaaaagttagaTTGCCCTCCACTTGGATACGATTTTTGCTTCTCATGGGAACAGGGTAGGGATATTTTCTTCTAATCAAGTTTCTATTACTTACATAAAaagtacataaatacatattaattaatGAAGTGATATAGGCACCTTGATCTCCCTTTTTCCTGACGCATTAGTTCATCCCCTAGTGTTTTCTTTCTAGAAATGGAGGAGAGTAATAATGGGGTGGCGGGGGGAGACTATTCTAGTCTAGACTTAGACTAGTACAAAGACTCAGCATCAATATATTGATTGATATATATTCCTGTTTCTTTCATAAAAAATATATCCTTTCATGAAAGATTGTAATCTCTGGAAAACTGAGTTGAAACCAACACCAATCGTACAAATTTATATGTCCCTTTGTCCATACAGTGAGACACAGCAGTGAAGTTTTATAATTGGATATCCAGACATTTAAAATGTGAGAGTGAAAAATGCTATTTTCTCCTGCTAGATTATGTGTGTAGGTTCTTGCTTTGGTGTTATGTATTATGAACATATTGATCTATATTTTATATCAAAGAATACATATTGAGGACTGGTTTCTTTGCGTTAAGTGTGTGCTATCACTACAGGGCAATATCAGTCTCTATGAAATATACTTTATATTCAATACAGACTTAACAGCCAGGTTATATGTTCATGGACAACAAGTAGATGCCCAAATTTTTCTACTTGAAATTTTGCTTGAAACACATGCTACCACAGAAACAGAGAACAGGAAAGTTCCATTGACTTGATCATGCAAAGCTTTCCTGCACTTTAAATATTGACCTAGGACCAGTTCCTATAACACCCAACCAGATGTCTGCAGTCCAAGGAAATAACACTTGGAAAATGAGTTACTTCATTGCCAGGGTTTATACTAAGTTTTATCCCCAAATTACAAAGATGTGATACACAAATGCATGGAAAAtggagtgtgtgtctgtatctgtgtgtgtatctgtgtgtggtgtgtgtgtgtctgtgtgtgtgtgtgtctgtgtgtctgtgtgtgtgtgtctgtgtctgtgtgtctgtgtctgtgtgtgtctgtgtgtgtgtctgtgtgtgtgtgtctttgtgtgtgtgtctatgtgtgtgtgtgtctgtgtgtgtgtgtctgtatctatgtatgtgtgtgtctgtgtgtgtctctctgtgtgtgtgtctgcatctgtgtgtgtgtgtgtgtgtctgtgtctgtgtctgtgtgtctgtgtgtgtgtctgtgtctgtgtgtctgtgtgtgtgtgtctgtgtgtgtgtctgtatctgtgtgtgtgtctgtatctgtgtgtgtgtctgtgtctgtgtgtctgtgtgtgtgtctatgtgtgtgtctctgtgtgtgtgtgtctgtatctgtgtgtgtgtctgtgtgtgtgtctgtctgtgtgtctgtgtgtgtgtctgtgtctgtgtgtctgtgtctgtgtgtttc encodes:
- the Tspan6 gene encoding tetraspanin-6 isoform X2 — translated: MLKLYAMFLTLIFLVELVAAIVGFVFRHEIKNSFKNNYENALKEYNSTRDYRSEAVDKIQRTLHCCGVTNYRDWKGTNYYSETGFPKSCCKLEGCFPHRDADKVNEEGCFIKVMTIIESEMGVVAGISFGVACFQLIGIFLAYCLSRAITNNQYEIV
- the Tspan6 gene encoding tetraspanin-6 isoform X1; the protein is MASPSRRLQTKPVITCFKSVLLIYTFIFWITGVILLAVGIWGKVSLENYFSLLNEKATNVPFVLIGTGTVIILLGTFGCFATCRASAWMLKLYAMFLTLIFLVELVAAIVGFVFRHEIKNSFKNNYENALKEYNSTRDYRSEAVDKIQRTLHCCGVTNYRDWKGTNYYSETGFPKSCCKLEGCFPHRDADKVNEEGCFIKVMTIIESEMGVVAGISFGVACFQLIGIFLAYCLSRAITNNQYEIV